One Spodoptera frugiperda isolate SF20-4 chromosome 30, AGI-APGP_CSIRO_Sfru_2.0, whole genome shotgun sequence genomic window carries:
- the LOC118269943 gene encoding transmembrane protein 135 has product MVVVSKQLFDAACRDAHCSVMTHPWNESCLKACPGLYKDAVIGSAKFYSIIYLAQILMRGKKMMKKEQWIKMGEYYVRSTMLGLMVTSVAPNISCLLRKMLGDKFYTSTYLYIPFAVSGLFIYLEPPSRRGLVINLFCNLVIEYYIKVLERAGFPAVTRTHQTLMFMLGSALLFYLMRLEGDKKERTALFWLFTPEKVKRKTIESESPCPHKGKCEKYVAKGFATYFGVGLGISLARLILPKISTPIKAISSIRSKHFKLAMFFGSYIGIYRAVVCYLCRKKGFDSALYALPAGYAAGISFLFNPSLGLSIASLTAAFKLYSTILYEKKILPSNIPLPELLYCFCQGTLFNARILDPDACPSYVFNLMKSCSNGRSEHVFKSFSEVIRRAM; this is encoded by the exons ATGGTGGTTGTAAGCAAGCAGCTGTTCGACGCAGCGTGTCGCGATGCCCATTGCAGTGTCATGACGCATCCCTGGAACGAAAGCTGTCTCAAAGCGTGCCCAGGGTTGTACAAGGATGCTGTTATTGGCAGTGCCAAGTTCTACTCTATTATTTACCTT GCACAAATCCTGATGCGAGGAAAGAAGATGATGAAGAAAGAGCAATGGATCAAAATGGGTGAATACTACGTGCGGTCTACGATGCTAGGGTTGATGGTCACATCGGTAGCTCCTAACATCAGTTGTTTACTTAG AAAAATGTTAGGAGATAAATTCTATACTTCAACGTATTTGTACATACCTTTTGCTGTGAGTGGACTCTTCATATACTTGGAGCCGCCTAGCAGAAGAGGATTGGTCATCAATCTGTTTTGCAACTTG GTGATCGAGTACTACATAAAAGTATTGGAGAGAGCTGGATTCCCGGCTGTGACGAGAACACACCAGACGCTGATGTTCATGTTAGGCAGTGCCTTGCTGTTCTACCTCATGAGGCTAGAAGGAGACAAGAAGGAGAGGACTGCATTGTTTTG GCTATTTACTccagaaaaagtaaaaagaaaaacaatcgAATCGGAAAGTCCTTGTCCGCATAAAGGGAAATGTGAAAAATATGTTGCAAAG ggTTTCGCAACATATTTTGGAGTGGGTCTCGGCATATCTCTAGCGAGACTGATCCTACCAAAAATTTCAACTCCTATTAAGGCGATATCGTCAATTAGAAGTAAACACTTCAAGCTAGCGATGTTCTTCGGCAGTTATATCGGTATTTACAGA GCGGTGGTATGCTACTTGTGTCGTAAGAAAGGATTTGACTCGGCATTGTACGCGTTACCTGCTGGATATGCCGCGGGAATATCGTTCTTATTCAACCCTAGCTTAGGGTTGTCTATAGCGTCGTTGACTGCAGCATTCAAG CTGTATTCAACAATTTTATACGAGAAGAAAATCTTGCCTTCAAATATACCTCTACCGGAGTTGCTATACTGTTTCTGCCAAGGAACGCTATTCAACGCTCGCATCTTGGATCCTGATGCATGCCCCAGCTATGTGTTCAATCTTATGAAGTCTTGCAGTAATGGACG atCCGAACACGTATTCAAGAGTTTCTCTGAAGTAATTCGACGTGCGatgtaa
- the LOC118269857 gene encoding tissue factor pathway inhibitor-like, with translation MISVLLWTLYLYVGNLQRVETVKIFKNLIVPEQKAYTRYQPTIASKTCLLIPDTGPCRSRISMWYFNSKDKECQTFEWGGCQGNGNRFDSKEACWDYCMTKPGKRRPRYCNLAFDYGFCFGASQRYYYDSKWQVCKSALYSGCGGNKNNFYSREMCDQICRFGNKGVSKRTSTTGGGKKVIIINPDSTTEKRTRIQSGNDSTTAAAILKYIG, from the exons ATGATATCAGTTTTACTTTGGactttatatttgtatgttgGTAACTTGCAGAGAGTGGAAAcagttaaaatattcaaaaatttaATCGTACCTGAACAGAAGGCTTATACAAGATACCAACcaacta tTGCTTCTAAGACTTGCCTGCTGATACCTGACACTGGTCCGTGTCGCAGTAGAATTAGTATGTGGTACTTCAATAGTAAAGACAAAGAGTGTCAAACGTTTGAATGGGGAGGCTGCCAAGGTAATGGTAACAGGTTCGATTCGAAGGAAGCATGTTGGGATTATTGTATGACTAAGCCTGGaa AACGTCGTCCTAGGTACTGCAACCTGGCGTTCGATTATGGTTTCTGTTTTGGGGCCTCACAGAGGTACTATTACGACTCTAAGTGGCAAGTCTGTAAGTCTGCCCTCTATTCTGGTTGTGGTGGTAACAAGAATAACTTCTACAGCAGAGAAATG TGTGACCAAATATGTCGCTTCGGGAATAAGGGAGTATCTAAGAGAACTTCAACAACTGGTGGTGGTAAGAAGGTTATCATTATCAATCCAGACAGCACCACTGAGAAACGAACCCGAATTCAAAGCGGTAACGATTCTACGACTGCAGCAGCAATCTTGAAATACATAGGATAG